The following coding sequences are from one Lycium ferocissimum isolate CSIRO_LF1 chromosome 3, AGI_CSIRO_Lferr_CH_V1, whole genome shotgun sequence window:
- the LOC132050817 gene encoding WAT1-related protein At5g07050-like, with protein MENKGGCLSSFFQSAKPYIAMISLQFGYAGMNVITKVSLNGGMSHYVLVVYRHAFATLAIAPFALVLERKLRPKMTFMMFLQIFVLGLLGPVIDQNFYYAGLKFTSPTFSCAMSNMLPAMTFVMAVLCRMEKVHIKKLRCQAKVIGTIVTVAGAMLMTLYKGHVINLVWSNNVHTNTSNVPQANEATDKDWFKGSMLLIGATFAWASFFILQAITMRKYTAPLSLTTLVCFMGTLQSIAVTLVMEHKPSAWAIGFDMNLLAAAYAGIVSSSLAYYVQGLVMEKRGPVFVTAFSPLMMIIVAIMGSFILAEKIYLGGVLGAVLIVAGLYSVLWGKYKEYQEKEIEGAILESVKGVTENNQMMTLEDKVNDIEMQKSEVAIGVPMSQPPMLAKEAPKA; from the exons atggaaaataAAGGAGGATGTTTAAGCAGTTTCTTCCAAAGTGCAAAGCCTTACATAGCAATGATCTCTTTGCAATTTGGTTATGCTGGGATGAATGTTATAACCAAAGTTTCCCTTAACGGAGGAATGAGTcattatgttttggttgtttacAGACATGCCTTTGCTACTTTAGCTATTGCTCCTTTTGCTCTTGTTCTTGAAAG AAAACTCAGACCAAAGATGACTTTCATGATGTTCTTGCAAATATTTGTATTGGGTCTTCTAGG GCCAGTGATTGATCAAAACTTCTACTATGCTGGACTTAAGTTTACATCTCCAACATTCTCATGTGCCATGAGCAACATGCTTCCTGCAATGACATTTGTCATGGCTGTCCTTTGCAG AATGGAGAAGGTGCATATTAAAAAGTTGAGATGCCAAGCAAAGGTGATAGGTACAATTGTGACAGTGGCTGGAGCCATGTTAATGACATTGTACAAAGGACAtgttattaatttggtatggtcAAATAATGTTCACACAAATACTTCTAATGTTCCTCAAGCCAATGAAGCAACTGATAAAGATTGGTTCAAAGGTTCAATGCTTCTCATTGGAGCCACTTTTGCCTGGGCTTCTTTCTTTATACTTCAG gcaattacaatgagGAAGTACACTGCTCCTCTGTCTCTAACTACACTTGTTTGCTTCATGGGAACTCTACAATCTATTGCTGTCACCTTAGTGATGGAGCACAAACCCTCTGCTTGGGCTATTGGTTTTGACATGAACCTTCTTGCTGCTGCCTATGCT GGTATTGTATCATCAAGCCTTGCATACTATGTTCAAGGTCTTGTAATGGAGAAAAGAGGGCCTGTCTTTGTGACTGCTTTTAGTCCCTTGATGATGATCATTGTTGCCATCATGGGCTCTTTCATTCTTGCTGAGAAAATCTATCTTGGAGG TGTGCTTGGAGCAGTGCTAATTGTAGCCGGGCTATATTCAGTTTTATGGGGAAAATACAAGGAGTACCAAGAGAAGGAAATTGAGGGTGCAATTCTTGAATCAGTGAAGGGAGTTACAGAGAATAACCAAATGATGACGTTAGAAGACAAAGTAAATGACATAGAAATGCAAAAAAGTGAGGTAGCCATTGGTGTTCCAATGTCACAGCCCCCCATGTTGGCAAAGGAAGCTCCAAAAGCTTGA